The Motilibacter aurantiacus region GGGCAAGGGCGGCCTCCACGTCCCGCGGGCCGAGGACGCGCAGGGAGGTCGTCCGCAGCACGTCGCCCTCCTCCCCGTCGTCCGGGCTAGGCCCAGCTCACCGTCGGCTCGCCGGAGGGTACCCCCGACGCGCGCATGGCGTCGGCGAGCCGGTTGGCCTCGGTGATGAGTGTGTCCACGATGTCGGCCTCCGGAACGGTCCGGATGACCTCGCCCTTGACGAAGATCTGCCCCTTGCCGTTGCCCGAGGCGACGCCGAGGTCGGCCTCGCGGGCCTCGCCGGGCCCGTTGACGACGCAGCCCATGACCGCCACGCGCATGGGGACGTCGATCCCCTCGAGCGCGGTCGTGACCTGCTCGGCGAGGGTGTAGACGTCGACCTGGGCGCGCCCGCAGGACGGGCAGGAGACGATCTCGAAGCCGCGCTGGCGCAGGCCGAGCGACTCCAGGATCGCGATGCCGACCTTGACCTCCTCGGCCGGCGGGGCCGACAGCGAGACGCGGATGGTGTCGCCGATGCCCTCGGCGAGCAGCGCGCCGAACGCGACCGCGGACTTGATCGTGCCCTGGAACGCCGGGCCGGCCTCGGTGACGCCGAGGTGCAGCGGGTAGTCGCACTGCTCGGCGAGCAGCCGGTAGGCGTTGATCATCACGACCGGGTCGTTGTGCTTGACCGAGATCTTGATGTCGCGGAAGCCGTGCTCCTCGAACAGCGAGCACTCCCAGAGGGCGGACTCGACCAGCGCCTCGGGGGTCGCCTTGCCGTACTTCGCGAGCAGCCGCTTGTCCAGGGACCCGGCGTTGACGCCGATCCGGATCGGGATGCCCGCGTCGCCGGCGGCCTTGGCGATCTCACCGACCTTGTCGTCGAAGGCCTTGATGTTCCCCGGATTGACGCGCACGGCCGCGCAGCCCGCGTCGATCGCGGCGAAGACGTACTTGGGCTGGAAGTGGATGTCGGCGATCACCGGGATGTTGGACTTGCGGGCGATGACCGGCAGCGCGTCCGCGTCGTCCTGGCTCGGGACCGCGACCCGCACGATCTCGCAGCCGCTCGCCGTGAGCTCGGCGATCTGCTGCAGGGTCGCGCCGATGTCTGAGGTCAGTGTCGTCGTCATCGACTGGACCGAGACGGGCGCGTCTCCCCCGACGGCGACCTTGCCGACCTGCAGCTTGCGGGACTTGCGCCGCACCGCGAGCGGCTTGGGCGGGAGCGCGGGCAGCCCGAGCGACACCGGAGCTCCCCCGGGGGACGGCCTTCCGGCGGAGGGTGCGCTGAGCGGGGCGGCGGTCACGACGATGCGCTCCTAGCTGAGGCGGATCGGGTTCACGATGTCGGCGGTCAGGGCGAGCAGCGACACCGAGACGAACACCAGCATGACGGCGTACGTCAACGGCAGCAGCTTCTCGTAGTCGACGCGGCCGGGCTCGGGCCGTCCGCGTCGGCGGGCGACGATCGCTCGCGCCCGCTCGTACCAGGCTATGGCGATGTGGCCGCCGTCGAGGGGCAGCAGCGGGAACAGGTTGAAAACGCCGATGAAGACGTTGAGCGAGACGAAGATCGTGAGGAACACGATCGGCTCACCGATCTCGAGGGCCTCGCCGCCGATCCGGCTCGCCCCCAGGACGCTGACCGGCGTCTCGGGCGAGCGCTCCGCGCCGCCGATCGCGGTGACCAGGTCGTCGATGCGCGAGGGGAAGCGGCCGATGGCCTCGAAGGTGCCGGTGAACAGCTCCTTGCCGAACGACAGCGTGCCGCCGACCGCGCCGACCGCCCCGTAGTGCAGCGTGCGCTCGGGCTCGACCACGCTGACCCCGATGGCCGAGACCTGGCGGGTGGTCGGGTTCTCCTCGGTCGCGTCCGGGGTGTAGCGCTGGACGGGCACGAGGTCGACGGTCGCGGTCTGCGTCGCCCCGGCGCGCTCGTAGGTGACCGGGGTCGCACCGGCCGGGGCGGCCTGCAGCACCTTGACCAGCTCGCCGTAGTTCGCGACCGGAGTGCTGCCGACCGCGGTGATGCGGTCGCCGTTCTGCAGCCCCGCCGCCTTGGCCGAGCCGGCCGGGTCGCCGGGCTCGCACTCGCCACGGGTCGGCACCGGCACGACGCAGTCGGTCACCTCGACCACCGCCGAGGCCTTGGCCGGGTCGAAGTCCTGCCAGGCCATGTTGGGCAGGCCCGTGGTGAGGGCGGCGATGTACGCCACGACGAGCGCCAGCCCGAAGTGGGTGAGCGAGCCCGCCGCCAGCACCACCGTGCGCTTGCGCAGCGGGGCCCGCCAGAACGAGCGCGGCTCGTCCTCCGGGGCCACCGGCTCCAGCGGCGTCATGCCGACGATCTTGACGAAGCCGCCGGCAGGGATGGCCTTGACGCCGTACTCCGTCTCACCGCGCTTGGTCGACCACAGGGTCGGGCCGAAGCCGGCGAAGTACTGCGTGACCTTCATGCCGTAGGCCTTCGCCGTCAGCATGTGCCCGGCCTCGTGCAGGCAGACCGACACGAGGATGCCGAGCGCGAACAGCAGGAACCCCAGCCAGAACAACCGTCAGCCTCCGTCTTCCACGGCCGCGCCGGCACCGGCCGGGCGACCGCCCGCCGCCGTGCCGAGCAGCTCGCGCGCGCGGGCCCGTGCCCACGTCTCCGCAGACACAACATCGGCCTCGGTCAGGGCGTTCCCGAGCGGGCCGCTCTCCCCCGGCCCGTGCTCGGCGAGCACGGCCGCGACCGTGTCCACGATGCCAGTGAAGGGCAGCCGGCCGGAGAGGAAGGCCTCGACGCACTCCTCGTTGGCGGCGTTGAGCACCGCCGGCGCGGTCCCGCCCTGCGTGCCCGCCGCCTTGGCGAGGGCCACCGCCGGGAAAGCCTCCTCGTCCAGCGGCGCGAACTCCCAGCTGCGGGCCGCCGTCCAGTCGCACCCGGCCGCCGCTCCCTCGACCCGGTCGGGCCAGCCCAGGGCGAGCGCGATGGGCAGCCGCATGTCCGGCGGGCTGGCCTGCGCCAGCGTCGACCCGTCGAAGAACTCGACCATCGAGTGCACCACCGACTGCGGGTGGACCACGACGTCGATCGCGTCGTAGGGCACGGCGAACAGCTCGTGGGCCTCGATGACCTCGAGCCCCTTGTTCATCAGCGTGGCCGAGTTGATCGTCACCACCGGCCCCATGTCCCAGGTGGGGTGGGCGAGCGCCTGCTCGGGGGTGACGCCAGCGAGCTCGGACCGGCGCCGGCCGCGGAACGGGCCGCCGCTGGCGGTGAGCACGAGGCGGCGTACCTCCTGCTCCCGGCCGCCGCGCAGGCACTGCGCGAGCGCGGAGTGCTCGGAGTCGACCGGGACGATCTGGCCGGGGCGGGCCGCAGCGCGCACCAGCGGGCCGCCGGCGACCAGCGACTCCTTGTTGGCCAGCGCCAGCGTCCGGCCCGCGCGCAGCGCCGCCAGCGTGGGGCCGAGCCCGACCGAGCCGGTCATCCCGTTGAGCACGACGTCGCAGGGCCACGACGCGGCCTCGGCGGCCGCCTCCGGGCCGGTGAGGATCTTGGGCAGCGCGTAGTCACCGGCGCTCCACCCGCGGCGCTGCGCCTCGGCGTACAGCGCGAGCTGGAGGTCCTGGGCCGCGGACGCCTTCGACAGCGCGACGACCTCCACGCGGTGCTCCAGCGCCTGCGCGGCCAGCAACCCCACCCGGCCCCCACCGGCGGCGAGGCCGACCACCCGGAAGCGCTGCCGGGGGTCGGCGCGGACGACCTCGAGCGCCTGCGTGCCGATCGAGCCGGTCGAGCCGAGGACGACGAGGCTGCGCTCGCCCGCGGGCGGTTGTCGGTCGCTCACCCGCCCATTGTCGCCCGACCGGGGAGCGGGCGCCGTCCTGCGGGCACGTAGCCTCGGGGGACGTGGAGAGCACGCCCCCCGTCATCACCCGCACGGCCGACGCGGCCGACCCCGACGTACGCCGGCTCGTGGCCGCGGCCGAGGACGAGCTGCGCCGCCGCTACCCCGAGGACGACGACCTCGGCCCCGAGGTGCACGCCCTGACGTGGGTCCTCGCCGAGCGGGACGGCCGCGCGGTCGGCGTCATCGCGCTCTGCCCGCTGGAGGACGGCGTGGGCGAGCTCAAGCGGCTGTACGTCGCGGACGAGGCGCGGCGCGGGGGCGTGGCGCGCGCCCTGCTGAGCGCCGCCGAGGACGAGGGCCGGGCGCGCGGGCTGCGCGCGCTGCGGCTGGAGACCGGCACCCGCCAGCCGGAGGCGATCGCGCTCTACCAGCGGCACGGCTGGGCGTCGATCGCGCCGTACGGCTACTGGGCCGAGCACCCCATGACCCGGTGCTACGAGAAGCCGCTCGTCGCCGACGCCGTGGCCTCGGCATGAGCTGGGCACCGGGCGAGCTGCCCGCCGAGGCCCTGGAGTTCCTCGCCGAGCGGCACCTGGCGACGCTGACGACGCTGCGCGCCGACGGCAGCCCGCACGTCGTCCCGGTCGGCTTCACCTGGGACGCCGCGCGCCGGGTGGCCCGGGTCATCACCGGCGGCGGGACGGTCAAGGCGCTGAACGCGGCGGCGGGGCGCCGGGCGGTGCTGTGCCAGGTCGACCGCGCCCGGTGGCTGTCGCTCGAGGGCGTGGCCTCGGTGCGCGAGGACGCCGAGTCGGTCGACGCCGCCGTGGCCGCGTACGCCGGGCGCTACCGGCAGCCGCGGCCGAACCCTGAGCGGGTGGTCGTGGAGATCACGGTGGACCGGGTGCTGGGCCGGGTGGCTCCCCCGGCCGTCGAGCAGGCTCAGCCGGCGCCGGCGGCCGGCAGCGGGGGCTCGGGCCCGGAGAGCGGGCGGGCGGGCGGCTCCTCGTAGGCCGGCGCCGTGAAGGCGTCCGGCCCGAGCGCCTGGACCACCTCGGCGGCGGCGAGCTGCGCCCGCAGGACCGCGTGGCGCAGCAGCAGGTCGATCACCCGGTCCAGGACGTCGTCGACGGCCGGCTCGACGTAGCCGCCGCGCACCCGGCCGAAGACGGTGAACCGCACGTCGTCGGCCTCGACCGGCGCGCCCTCGGGGGTGGCGCTGAACGGGTCCAGGGTGCGCAGCACGCGCTCCACGAGCGCGTCGACGTCCGCCGGGTCGTAGCCGCGGTGCATCCGCCCGAGGCGCGCGAACCGGGCGCCGGGAGCGCCCGACAGCTGGTCGCGCAGCCGCCCGGCGCTCGCGCGCAGGTCGTCCTCGAGCGCCCACAGCGGCTCGTCGGCCATGGCCTGCTCGACGCAGCGGCGCTCCAGCCGGTCCAGCAGCCGGTCGACGGCGCCGATGTCGTAGCCGTGGCGGACGAGGTCGAAGCCGGCCCGCCGCACGTCGGCCGCCGCCACCGGCTCCCCCGCGCCCAGCCGCTGCTCGACGTGGGACAGCAGCTCGTCGACCTGGCCGCGGGCGTACCCGCGCGAGAGCCAGCCGGCCCGGCGCAGCCGGCGGTGGTCGCGTCTCCTGCCCCGCACGTCAGACGCCTGCGCCGGCCGCCGCGGGCTCCGGCTCGCCGGTGCCGGTGTCGGCGGCCGCCAGCTGGCCGCAGGCCCCCTCGATCTCGCGCCCGCGGGTGTCCCGCACCGTGACGGCGACGCCGTGGTGCTCGAGCGCGCGCACGAACGCCCGCTCGTCACGCTCGCGCGACGCGGTCCACTTCGAGCCCGGCGTCGGGTTGAGCGGGATGAGGTTGACGTGCACCAGGTGCCCCTTGAGCTTGCGTCCCAGCAGGTCAGCGCGCCAGGCCTGGTCGTTGACGTCACGGATCAGCGCGTACTCGATGGATACACGACGCGAGGTCGTCTCCGCGTAGTGCCACGCCGCGTCGAGCACCTCGTCGACCTTGTAGCGGGTGTTGATCGGGACGAGCGTGTCGCGCAGCTCGTCGTCGGGCGCGTGCAGGCTGACCGCGAGGGTGATGGGCAGCCCCTCCCCGGCGAGCCTGCGGATCGCGGGCGCGAGCCCGACGGTCGAGACCGTGATGCCGCGGCGGGACATGCCCAGCCCGTCCGGGGCGGGGTCGGTGAGCCGACGCACGGCGCCGAGAACGGCGTTGTAGTTGGCGAGCGGCTCGCCCATGCCCATGAAGACCACGTTGCTGACCCGGCCCGGTCCCCCGGCGACCTGGCCGCGCTCGAGGGCGCGGGCGCCGGCCAGGACCTGCTCGACGATCTCGGCGGTGGACAGGTTGCGCGTCAGCCCCTGCTGGCCGGTGGCGCAGAAGGGGCAGGCCATGCCGCAGCCGGCCTGGCTGCTCACGCACATCGTCACCCGCGAGCGACGGGCGCCCGCGGCGTCGTCGGGGCCCGGGCCGGTACCCGCGTCGTAGTCGGACTCGTCACCGAGGCCGGTCATCAGCCCGCCGGAGACCTCACCGGTGACCCGCGCGCCGTAGCGCATGAGCACGGCCTCGACCAGCGCGCCGTCGTGCAGCCGCCACAGCTGCTTGCGGGTGGCACCGCCGTCGGTCTCCCACTCGCGCACGGGCGTGAGCAGGCGGGGCAGCAGGGCCTCGGCCAGCTTGGCGCGCACCGGGCGGGGCAGGTCGGGCATCTGCTCCACGTCGTCGACCAGCCGCCCGAACCAGTGGGTGGACAGCTGCTTGGCGCGGTACGCCGGCTCGCCGAGCTCGACGACCGCAGCGCGCCGCTCCTCGGCGGTCAGGTCGGACAGGTGGCGGGGCGGCTTGCCCCGTCGGGGCGCGGCGAGCACGAGGCCCGGCGGCTGGGGGCGCGTGGGGGCGGGCGGCACGGCGGCGTTATCGGAGGACGACATACTCAATCAGGAGGTAGGCCACCGGGGCGGTGGGCAGCAACGAGTCCAGACGGTCCATCACACCGCCGTGCCCGGGCAACAACGTGCCCATGTCCTTGATTCCGAGGTCGCGCTTGATCAGCGACTCGGCGAGGTCCCCGGCCGTCGCCGTCAGGCAGCACGCCACCCCCAGCAGCGCGCCGGCCCACAGCGGCCCGTCGAGCAGCCAGGCCACCGATGCCGCCGTTCCCGCTGCGGCCACGGCCAGGGAGCCGGCGAAGCCCTCCCACGTCTTGCCCGGGCTCACGCGGGGCGCCAGCTTGTGCCGGCCGAACAGGACCCCGGCCGCGTAGCCGCCCACGTCGTTCGCGACGACCGCGAGCACGAACACGACGACCCGGTCGGGGCCGTCGTCGGCGCGCAGCGACAGCAGCGCGAACCCGGTCAGCAGCGGCACGTACGCCAGGGTGAAGACGCCGGCGGTCGCGTCGCGGACGAAGTCCTCCGGCCCCTTCGCCCCCCGCCAGGCCGCGACCGCGAGCGCGGACAGCGCGAACGCGGCCAGCAGGCCGGGCTCGCCGCCGGCGTACGCCGCGACGAGCGTGGCGACCGCGGCCGCCCCCAGCGGGATGCCGGGCACCGCGATGCCCCGCGAGCCGAAGGCCTGCACCAGCTCGGAGACGCCGAGCAGCGCCGCGACGGCGGCAAGCCCCACGAAGACGCTCGGCTGGACGTACAGGCTGGCGAGCAGCAGCCCGCCCATGACCAGGCTGACGGCGATGGCCGCGGGGAGGTTGCGACCGAGGTTGCGCTTCTGCGGAGCCCTCTTGCGCCGTCGGCTCGCTGCCACCGCCCCGCTCCCGCTTCCTTCCGTTGCCTGCGTCGGCTGTGCGCTGGTCGGATGCGCGGCGTTCGGCGCCACCGGATCAGACCTCGAGCAGCTCTGCTTCTTTGTGCTTGAGCAGCTCGTCGACGGACTCCACGTAGCGCTTCGTCGTCGACTCGAGCTGCTTCTCGGCGCGGGTCACGTCGTCCTCGCCGGCCTCGCCGTCCTTGACCAGCCGGTCCAGCGCCTCCTTCGCATGGCGCCGCACGCTGCGGATCGAGACCTTGGCGTCCTCGGCCTTGCTGCGCGCGAGCTTGATGAAGTCGCGGCGCCGCTCCTCGGACAGCTGGGGCAGCGGCACCCGGATGACCGTCCCGTCGTTGGACGGGTTCACCCCCAGGTCCGAGTCGCGGATCGCGCGCTCGATGGCGCCGAGCGACCCCTTGTCGAAGGGCGCGACGACGATGAGCCGCGGGTCCGGCGTCTGGAAGGACGCGAGCTGGTTCACCGGCGTGTAGGTGCCGTAGTACTCGACGACGATCTTGTTGAACAGGGCCGGGTTGGCGCGGCCGGTGCGGATGGTCGCGAAGTCCTCCTTCGCGACGTTCACCGCCTTCTCCATCTTCTCCTCGGCCTCGAGAAGGGTGTCGTCGATCACCGGAGTCTCCCTTCACGGGTTCGGGTCGGATGGCACGTGCGGGCGGACCGCGCCGCGGCGGAGCGGTCCGCCGACGGGCCCGGAGGAGGCCAGGCTATCGCCCGGGCCCTGCGGAGCGGCGAAGGCGCCGCCGGGTGGTGCGGCGCGTCAGGCCGGGTCGTCGGCCGTCGACACCAGCGTGCCGATGGTCTCGCCGCTGACGGCGCGCGCGATGTTGCCGTCCTGCAGGAGGTTGAAGACGATGATGGGCAGCCGGTTGTCCATGCACAGGCTGAAGGCGGTCGCGTCGGCGACCTTCAGCCCGCGGCGCAGGACCTCCTGGTACGACACCCGCTCGAAGCGCTTGGCGTCCGGGTTGGTCCGCGGGTCGTCGTCGTAGACGCCGTCGACCGCCTTGGCCATGAGCAGCACCTGCGCGCCGATCTCGAGGGCGCGCTGGGCGGAGGCGGTGTCGGTGGAGAAGTAGGGCATGCCGACGCCGGCGCCGAAGATGACCACGCGCCCCTTCTCCAGGTGGCGCACTGCGCGACGCGGGATGTAGGGCTCGGCGACCTGGCCCATGGTGATGGCGGTCTGCACGCGGGTGTCGATGCCCTGCTTCTCCAGGAAGTCCTGCAGCGCGAGGCAGTTCATGACCGTGCCGAGCATGCCCATGTAGTCGCTGCGGGCCTGGTCCATGCCGCGCAGCGACAGCTCGGCCCCGCGGAAGAAGTTGCCCCCGCCGACGACGACGGCGACCTGCGTGCCCTCGCGCACGATGTCGGCGATCTGGCGGGCGATGCCCTGCACGACGTCGGGGTCGACGCCGAAGGACCCGCCGCCGAACACCTCGCCCGACAGCTTGAGCAGAACCCGGTCGTACCTCGGCTGTCCCACGGGTGTCCTTCCTGAGCGGCGGTCGTGCTGGTGTCCTACAACGCAACGCTGCGCGCCCCGGCCGGAGCCGGGGCGACGCAGCGTTGCGGAGTGCGGTGGTGAGCCGCTACCGGTCAGGCGCCGACCTCGAAGCGCGCGAACCGCTTGACGGTCACGCCCTTCTCGTCGAGCAGCTGCTTGACGGTCTTCTTGCTGTCCTGGACCGAGGCCTGCTCGAGCAGGACGACGTCCTTGAAGTAGCCGTTGACCCGGCCCTCGACGATCTTGGGGAGCGCGCCCTCGGGCTTGCCCTCCTCGCGGGCCGTCGCCTCGGCGATGCGGCGCTCGTTCTCGACCGTCTCGGCCGGGACCTCGTCGCGGGTGACGTACAGCGGGCGCATCGCGGCGATCTGCATGGCGGCGCCGCGCGCGGCCTCGATGTCACCACCGTCG contains the following coding sequences:
- a CDS encoding DivIVA domain-containing protein, producing MRGRRRDHRRLRRAGWLSRGYARGQVDELLSHVEQRLGAGEPVAAADVRRAGFDLVRHGYDIGAVDRLLDRLERRCVEQAMADEPLWALEDDLRASAGRLRDQLSGAPGARFARLGRMHRGYDPADVDALVERVLRTLDPFSATPEGAPVEADDVRFTVFGRVRGGYVEPAVDDVLDRVIDLLLRHAVLRAQLAAAEVVQALGPDAFTAPAYEEPPARPLSGPEPPLPAAGAG
- a CDS encoding phosphatidate cytidylyltransferase, whose amino-acid sequence is MAASRRRKRAPQKRNLGRNLPAAIAVSLVMGGLLLASLYVQPSVFVGLAAVAALLGVSELVQAFGSRGIAVPGIPLGAAAVATLVAAYAGGEPGLLAAFALSALAVAAWRGAKGPEDFVRDATAGVFTLAYVPLLTGFALLSLRADDGPDRVVVFVLAVVANDVGGYAAGVLFGRHKLAPRVSPGKTWEGFAGSLAVAAAGTAASVAWLLDGPLWAGALLGVACCLTATAGDLAESLIKRDLGIKDMGTLLPGHGGVMDRLDSLLPTAPVAYLLIEYVVLR
- the pyrH gene encoding UMP kinase produces the protein MGQPRYDRVLLKLSGEVFGGGSFGVDPDVVQGIARQIADIVREGTQVAVVVGGGNFFRGAELSLRGMDQARSDYMGMLGTVMNCLALQDFLEKQGIDTRVQTAITMGQVAEPYIPRRAVRHLEKGRVVIFGAGVGMPYFSTDTASAQRALEIGAQVLLMAKAVDGVYDDDPRTNPDAKRFERVSYQEVLRRGLKVADATAFSLCMDNRLPIIVFNLLQDGNIARAVSGETIGTLVSTADDPA
- the rlmN gene encoding 23S rRNA (adenine(2503)-C(2))-methyltransferase RlmN, producing the protein MSSSDNAAVPPAPTRPQPPGLVLAAPRRGKPPRHLSDLTAEERRAAVVELGEPAYRAKQLSTHWFGRLVDDVEQMPDLPRPVRAKLAEALLPRLLTPVREWETDGGATRKQLWRLHDGALVEAVLMRYGARVTGEVSGGLMTGLGDESDYDAGTGPGPDDAAGARRSRVTMCVSSQAGCGMACPFCATGQQGLTRNLSTAEIVEQVLAGARALERGQVAGGPGRVSNVVFMGMGEPLANYNAVLGAVRRLTDPAPDGLGMSRRGITVSTVGLAPAIRRLAGEGLPITLAVSLHAPDDELRDTLVPINTRYKVDEVLDAAWHYAETTSRRVSIEYALIRDVNDQAWRADLLGRKLKGHLVHVNLIPLNPTPGSKWTASRERDERAFVRALEHHGVAVTVRDTRGREIEGACGQLAAADTGTGEPEPAAAGAGV
- a CDS encoding M50 family metallopeptidase, with the protein product MFWLGFLLFALGILVSVCLHEAGHMLTAKAYGMKVTQYFAGFGPTLWSTKRGETEYGVKAIPAGGFVKIVGMTPLEPVAPEDEPRSFWRAPLRKRTVVLAAGSLTHFGLALVVAYIAALTTGLPNMAWQDFDPAKASAVVEVTDCVVPVPTRGECEPGDPAGSAKAAGLQNGDRITAVGSTPVANYGELVKVLQAAPAGATPVTYERAGATQTATVDLVPVQRYTPDATEENPTTRQVSAIGVSVVEPERTLHYGAVGAVGGTLSFGKELFTGTFEAIGRFPSRIDDLVTAIGGAERSPETPVSVLGASRIGGEALEIGEPIVFLTIFVSLNVFIGVFNLFPLLPLDGGHIAIAWYERARAIVARRRGRPEPGRVDYEKLLPLTYAVMLVFVSVSLLALTADIVNPIRLS
- the ispG gene encoding flavodoxin-dependent (E)-4-hydroxy-3-methylbut-2-enyl-diphosphate synthase → MSLGLPALPPKPLAVRRKSRKLQVGKVAVGGDAPVSVQSMTTTLTSDIGATLQQIAELTASGCEIVRVAVPSQDDADALPVIARKSNIPVIADIHFQPKYVFAAIDAGCAAVRVNPGNIKAFDDKVGEIAKAAGDAGIPIRIGVNAGSLDKRLLAKYGKATPEALVESALWECSLFEEHGFRDIKISVKHNDPVVMINAYRLLAEQCDYPLHLGVTEAGPAFQGTIKSAVAFGALLAEGIGDTIRVSLSAPPAEEVKVGIAILESLGLRQRGFEIVSCPSCGRAQVDVYTLAEQVTTALEGIDVPMRVAVMGCVVNGPGEAREADLGVASGNGKGQIFVKGEVIRTVPEADIVDTLITEANRLADAMRASGVPSGEPTVSWA
- the frr gene encoding ribosome recycling factor — encoded protein: MIDDTLLEAEEKMEKAVNVAKEDFATIRTGRANPALFNKIVVEYYGTYTPVNQLASFQTPDPRLIVVAPFDKGSLGAIERAIRDSDLGVNPSNDGTVIRVPLPQLSEERRRDFIKLARSKAEDAKVSIRSVRRHAKEALDRLVKDGEAGEDDVTRAEKQLESTTKRYVESVDELLKHKEAELLEV
- a CDS encoding GNAT family N-acetyltransferase, producing MESTPPVITRTADAADPDVRRLVAAAEDELRRRYPEDDDLGPEVHALTWVLAERDGRAVGVIALCPLEDGVGELKRLYVADEARRGGVARALLSAAEDEGRARGLRALRLETGTRQPEAIALYQRHGWASIAPYGYWAEHPMTRCYEKPLVADAVASA
- a CDS encoding pyridoxamine 5'-phosphate oxidase family protein yields the protein MSWAPGELPAEALEFLAERHLATLTTLRADGSPHVVPVGFTWDAARRVARVITGGGTVKALNAAAGRRAVLCQVDRARWLSLEGVASVREDAESVDAAVAAYAGRYRQPRPNPERVVVEITVDRVLGRVAPPAVEQAQPAPAAGSGGSGPESGRAGGSS
- the dxr gene encoding 1-deoxy-D-xylulose-5-phosphate reductoisomerase, with amino-acid sequence MSDRQPPAGERSLVVLGSTGSIGTQALEVVRADPRQRFRVVGLAAGGGRVGLLAAQALEHRVEVVALSKASAAQDLQLALYAEAQRRGWSAGDYALPKILTGPEAAAEAASWPCDVVLNGMTGSVGLGPTLAALRAGRTLALANKESLVAGGPLVRAAARPGQIVPVDSEHSALAQCLRGGREQEVRRLVLTASGGPFRGRRRSELAGVTPEQALAHPTWDMGPVVTINSATLMNKGLEVIEAHELFAVPYDAIDVVVHPQSVVHSMVEFFDGSTLAQASPPDMRLPIALALGWPDRVEGAAAGCDWTAARSWEFAPLDEEAFPAVALAKAAGTQGGTAPAVLNAANEECVEAFLSGRLPFTGIVDTVAAVLAEHGPGESGPLGNALTEADVVSAETWARARARELLGTAAGGRPAGAGAAVEDGG